The following proteins are co-located in the Streptomyces sp. DT2A-34 genome:
- a CDS encoding LCP family protein codes for MSGTGKRRRTSAGGGKARPTRRGRILAWGAGVTSVVVLGIAGVGAWVYQDLNSNIESADVDDKIGGDRPVNLSPGSKNILVVGSDSRDGANAEYGKDLTTMQSDTLMVLHVPANRKWAAVVSFPRDSWVEIPACDKGDGSDSAPHHAKINEAFALGGTSGEVAGAAACSIKTVEANTGLRIDHFMSVDFQGFKGMVDALDGIEVCPKEAIHSKKARLDIDPGCQTVEGEKALGYVRVRYGVGDGSDIGRIGRQQEFMNALVEKAKSRLTSPKSLYGFLRSGTKSLTTDPDLAGIKPLYGLASELKGIPSDRLSFLTVPNYPREADVATDKANVAWQYPQAADLFTSLAKDKEVDKKQLQAETKDPFYASSVRVQVLNGTGVSGRAATVAEKLREAGLTVVGTGNAPQDAGTTTVTYPAGLQKSAEALAARLPEVRATRAPDAAADVVTLVVGTDLDPEDIR; via the coding sequence ATGAGCGGAACGGGGAAGCGTCGGCGTACGTCGGCCGGCGGGGGGAAGGCCCGGCCTACGCGGCGCGGGCGGATCCTGGCGTGGGGCGCGGGGGTGACGTCGGTGGTCGTCCTCGGCATCGCCGGGGTGGGCGCCTGGGTCTACCAGGACCTCAACAGCAACATCGAGTCCGCCGACGTAGACGACAAGATCGGCGGCGACCGCCCCGTCAACCTCAGCCCGGGCTCGAAGAACATCCTGGTCGTCGGCTCCGACAGCCGCGACGGCGCCAACGCCGAGTACGGCAAGGACCTGACCACCATGCAGTCGGACACGCTGATGGTGCTGCACGTCCCCGCGAACCGGAAGTGGGCCGCGGTCGTGTCGTTCCCGCGTGACTCCTGGGTGGAGATACCGGCCTGCGACAAGGGCGACGGGAGCGACTCCGCCCCGCACCACGCCAAGATCAACGAGGCGTTCGCGCTCGGCGGCACCAGCGGCGAGGTCGCCGGGGCCGCCGCCTGCTCCATCAAGACGGTCGAGGCCAACACGGGCCTGCGCATCGACCACTTCATGTCCGTCGACTTCCAGGGCTTCAAGGGCATGGTCGACGCCCTGGACGGCATCGAGGTCTGTCCCAAGGAGGCAATCCACTCCAAGAAGGCCCGCCTGGACATCGACCCCGGCTGCCAGACCGTCGAGGGCGAGAAGGCGCTCGGCTATGTGCGGGTCCGCTACGGCGTCGGCGACGGCTCCGACATCGGGCGCATCGGACGCCAGCAGGAGTTCATGAACGCTCTGGTCGAGAAGGCGAAGTCCAGGCTGACCAGCCCGAAGTCGCTCTACGGCTTCCTGCGGTCCGGCACCAAGTCCCTGACCACGGACCCCGATCTGGCCGGCATCAAGCCGCTGTACGGACTCGCGTCGGAGCTCAAGGGAATCCCGAGCGACCGCCTGTCCTTCCTCACGGTCCCCAACTACCCGCGCGAGGCCGACGTCGCCACCGACAAGGCCAACGTCGCCTGGCAGTACCCGCAGGCCGCCGACCTGTTCACCTCCCTGGCCAAGGACAAGGAGGTCGACAAGAAGCAACTTCAGGCCGAGACGAAGGACCCCTTCTACGCCTCCTCCGTGCGCGTCCAGGTCCTCAACGGCACCGGCGTCTCTGGACGGGCCGCCACCGTCGCCGAGAAGCTCCGCGAGGCCGGCCTCACCGTCGTCGGCACGGGCAACGCCCCGCAGGACGCCGGTACCACGACCGTCACCTACCCGGCGGGCCTGCAGAAGTCGGCCGAGGCGCTGGCCGCCCGACTGCCCGAAGTCCGGGCCACGCGGGCACCGGATGCCGCGGCGGACGTGGTCACCCTGGTCGTCGGGACGGACCTTGACCCCGAAGACATCCGCTGA